The segment GGGCCGAGATGATGTTGCGGATGTACACGCAATGGGCTCAGAAAAATGACTATTCGGTTGAACTGCTTGATCGAAATCCGAACCCGGACGCCGGCATCAACAGCGCCACGATCACGATTCGCGGTCCCATGGCCTACGGTTACCTCAAAGGCGAAAACGGCGTGCACCGATTGGTTCGCATCAGTCCGTACAACTCGGAAGGCAAGCGACAAACCAGTTTCGCGGCCGTCGACGTGACTCCGGAAATTTCCGATTCGGTCGACGTTGAGATCGACGAAAGTGATGTTCGCGTTGACACCTATCGCGCTAGCGGCGCCGGTGGTCAACACGTCAACAAAACCGACAGCGCGATTCGATTGACGCACGAGCCAACCGGAGTTGCTGTTCAATGTCAGTCGCAGCGGTCGCAACACAAAAATCGTGCTCAGGCCTGGAAGATGTTGCGCGCGGCGTTGGCCAGAATCGAAGACGAAAAACGCGAAGCCGAAAACGCCGAAAGCTATCGACAGAAAGCCCAAGTCGGATTTGGATCGCAGATTCGAAACTACTTCCTGCATCCTGACCAACGAGTCAAAGATGCTCGGACTGGCCACTACGTTGGCGACTTTCAGAAAGTGCTCGACGGTGACATCCAGGGTTTTCTGGAAGCCTACCTAAACTGGTTGGCCAAAGAAACCAACTAGCTGTTGCTTTCGCCAAAGCCAAATTTTGTGGTTCGCCGTTTTCGCAATAGCCACATTTCATACACAAAAAACCGGGGCTGGCGTTCGAGCGGCTAACGTTGCCACTGCCGTTGCTTGGGATCACACTGCAACTGGAAAACGTTACTGATCGTAGCGCCGAACATCGTGCCGTTGAACTCGCCAATCCCAATGGCGTTGAAACATCTGCCAGTTAACTTTGTAAGTACTCCAAACAAGATTGGCGACAAAGCAGAAGGTTTTGAAAATAAATTGCCTGTTTTAACTCCCAGCCAATTGTTGAGTTGCACATCATCCGGTTCAATTTTTGATCGGCATGATCCTTTGTCACTTCAGGTAGACACTGCGACTATTTCTACTAGACACTTCTGCGTTCAATGTTGGCAACGCCGCATTCTCTGCCAATGAACCGTCGTTGCGTTGATGCTTCCACGTAGTTGGTTGACGATCGATATTGTCTGCTAATGGTCACGATTTGAGTGCGTTGTTTGGGTCACTCGATTGGGTGGTTTAAGGCTCAGGCTCAGTTCCATGATGAAACAATTTACACATGTCAAAATCAACACGACACGTAGCGTGTTAGCCCGAAACTTGCCTTTCTTAGTTTGAACAAACAAGCTAGAAAATATGGACTTTCAACCTCTTACAATGTGTCTGCTATGAATCCCCTTCTTCTGGGTTTTATGAACCTTGAGTATTTGCTGATGGTGCTACTCCCTGGCATGCTTCTCTCCGGCGGAGCTTCCTGGTTGGTTCGTACACGCTTCGCAAAGTACTCAAAGATCCCTTCGACGCGCGGTTACACCGGTCAGATGGCGGCACAGCGACTGTTGGATTTCGCGGGTATTACAGATGTCAAAGTAGTACGAGTCGATGGGGTTTTGACCGATCATTACAATCCATCCACCAAACAACTGGCTCTTTCGTCGGCGGTTTTCGATCGAACTTCCGTTGCCGCGATCGGCGTCGCGACACATGAAGCCGGACACGCGATCCAACACGCGACGGGCTATTATCCATTGAAGTGGAGAAGCGCAATCGTGCCTGTTGCCAATATCGGCACCAAGTTCGGCACCTATGGAATGATGATCGGTTTGGCGATTCTCGCCGCCGGTTCCGCCTTCGGCACCACGGTCTTTATGGTCGGAGCGTTGGCATTTCTGATGTTCGTGCTGTTCCAGTTGGTGACGCTGCCAGTCGAATTCAACGCCAGCAACCGTGCAAAACGCCTGGTCGTGGAAGCCGGCATTGTTGGCGAACAGGAACGCGAAGGTATCGACAAAGTACTTGGCGCTGCAGCGATGACTTACGTGGCAGCGTTTGTCTCGTCTTTGCTGACATTGATTTACTTCCTGATGAAGTCCGGTTTGCTTAACGGCAGTCGCCAGCGCGGATTCTAGAACTCTCTATGTCGTCGCTTTTAAATCGCGGCAGGCGTCGACAAGTTGATCATGGAAAAAGAAAGCTGGTTGGTTCACGAAGTGTGGAGATCCAACCAGCCTGTTGATTTCACGATTCGGGACAGCGTCGAACGCTAGTCCCATTCTTCTTCATCGTCATCTTCCCAGTCTTCGTCGTCATCCAGCTCGTCATCGTCTTCGAGCTCTTCGTCGTCGACTTCTTCCCATTCGTCGTCTTCGAAGTCATCATCTTCATCGTCGACTTCTTCATCATCGTCATCGTCATCGACGTACTCGTACTCTACATCTTCGTCATCGTCTTCATCGGCGTCGACGTACTCATACTCTTCATCGTCTTCGTCTTCATCGTCTTCATCTTCATCGCCGATCTCGTCATCTTCTTCGTCGGCGTCTTCTTCCTCTTCGTCGGCGTCTTCTTCCTCTTCATCGTCGTCGACGTACTCGTATTCCTCGTCGTCGGCGAGTTCATCATCTTCCTCGAGCTCTTCGTCTTCAAGCTCTTCGTCCTCAAATTCCTCGTCGTCGCTTACGAGTTCTTCTGCTTCGTCATCTGTACCTGCGATGAGGTATTCCTGGCGCAGCGTCCAAAACTCTTCCGGATCGACGCCGAAAGCGCGTTGAGAAGTTCGTTGGTTCAGTAGCTCAATGTTGCTTGAAGTATCAATGCACAGATTCACGCTTGGGTCTCCTTAAACGTCACTGCCTTCGTCGAGGGGATGTGGGTCTTCTGATTCTATCGTCTGATTCTGTTCAGGAGTTGCCCACTCGGGCAACCCTTGTCCTGCCAATTGATCGGCTTTGGGCAGTTCCCGGATGCTGGCGAATCCGAAAGTTGCCAAAAATTGTTTGGAAGTCCCATACAGGTAGGGTCGCCCAAGGTTTTCACTGCGTCCAACGATGCGAACCAGTCCGGACTCCAGTAGCTGTCGCAGCATTTCGCCACAGCTAACACCCCGGATGGCTTCTATCTCGGCTTTGATGATTGGCTGACGATACGCAATGATCGTCAACGTTTCCATCGCTGATTTGGAAATCTTTGGTCGACGCGGGATCTGATCCAGCCTGCCAATCCAGTCCGAAAACTGGGGACGAGTGAGCATTTGATAGCCACCGGCGATTCGCTTGATATGAAACGCCCGTCCCAATCGATCGTAATGCTGGTTCAGATCGCGAATCATGGTACGCGACTGAGTTCCGTCTTCAAGTCCCG is part of the Mariniblastus fucicola genome and harbors:
- the prfB gene encoding peptide chain release factor 2 (programmed frameshift) codes for the protein MDTELLDRSNSIRQRITQLRDSLDYDAKIARSADIEQRMAAANFWDNQETAQETVGQLKSLKAIVAPMKELLTAGEDLDALSEMAEEDPEIVPEIEAEISRLETVLDDLELKALLNGAHDSCGAILTINARDGGTDANDWAEMMLRMYTQWAQKNDYSVELLDRNPNPDAGINSATITIRGPMAYGYLKGENGVHRLVRISPYNSEGKRQTSFAAVDVTPEISDSVDVEIDESDVRVDTYRASGAGGQHVNKTDSAIRLTHEPTGVAVQCQSQRSQHKNRAQAWKMLRAALARIEDEKREAENAESYRQKAQVGFGSQIRNYFLHPDQRVKDARTGHYVGDFQKVLDGDIQGFLEAYLNWLAKETN
- a CDS encoding zinc metallopeptidase, which codes for MNPLLLGFMNLEYLLMVLLPGMLLSGGASWLVRTRFAKYSKIPSTRGYTGQMAAQRLLDFAGITDVKVVRVDGVLTDHYNPSTKQLALSSAVFDRTSVAAIGVATHEAGHAIQHATGYYPLKWRSAIVPVANIGTKFGTYGMMIGLAILAAGSAFGTTVFMVGALAFLMFVLFQLVTLPVEFNASNRAKRLVVEAGIVGEQEREGIDKVLGAAAMTYVAAFVSSLLTLIYFLMKSGLLNGSRQRGF
- the scpB gene encoding SMC-Scp complex subunit ScpB; translated protein: MSDSTSNQSTSVEPDLKAARRRLEAVLLMARAPLTSRKLSQLAGLEDGTQSRTMIRDLNQHYDRLGRAFHIKRIAGGYQMLTRPQFSDWIGRLDQIPRRPKISKSAMETLTIIAYRQPIIKAEIEAIRGVSCGEMLRQLLESGLVRIVGRSENLGRPYLYGTSKQFLATFGFASIRELPKADQLAGQGLPEWATPEQNQTIESEDPHPLDEGSDV